The Clostridia bacterium genome has a segment encoding these proteins:
- a CDS encoding DUF4364 family protein, translating into MRDTPSSYKYPIEKIPDIKLLVLYVAEQARSVCKKDKISRTWLSDFIMENIVTNYFMVQCVIGELNEDGYFFSSLSEGGNEMLSITSKGTESIGYFYTRLPISVRETVDIGLIESLTEKEKRDAVSAMYVKYNEQVHMASLRLFDREIPQLHLDITMPDKESAVALSKAMETHSAILYRRVMEACTEILALKEEQNKKE; encoded by the coding sequence ATGCGAGATACGCCATCATCCTATAAATATCCCATTGAAAAAATCCCGGATATTAAGCTTTTGGTTTTGTATGTGGCAGAACAGGCTCGAAGTGTTTGTAAAAAGGATAAAATCAGCAGAACCTGGTTATCCGATTTCATCATGGAAAACATTGTAACCAATTATTTTATGGTGCAATGTGTAATCGGAGAGCTGAATGAAGACGGATATTTCTTTTCGTCTCTGTCCGAGGGCGGCAATGAAATGCTGTCCATTACAAGCAAAGGCACCGAGTCTATCGGTTACTTTTATACAAGATTACCCATTTCTGTGCGGGAAACAGTGGATATAGGACTGATTGAAAGTCTGACAGAAAAGGAAAAACGGGACGCAGTCAGTGCCATGTATGTTAAATACAACGAGCAGGTGCATATGGCATCCCTTCGTCTGTTTGACCGGGAAATTCCCCAACTGCACTTAGACATCACTATGCCGGATAAGGAGTCGGCAGTGGCACTTTCCAAAGCGATGGAAACCCACTCTGCAATCCTTTACCGCAGGGTTATGGAAGCGTGCACCGAAATCTTAGCTT
- a CDS encoding HPr family phosphocarrier protein, whose amino-acid sequence MKTFNIMLNSINDVKNFVNAVNKYDFDVDLTSGRYVVDAKSIMGIFSLDLSKPIKVEVFTDEPDAFMEEMKDFVIE is encoded by the coding sequence ATGAAAACTTTTAACATTATGCTCAACTCAATCAACGACGTTAAAAACTTTGTTAACGCTGTAAACAAGTACGATTTCGATGTGGATCTCACTTCCGGTCGCTATGTTGTAGATGCAAAGTCTATTATGGGTATTTTCTCTTTGGATTTGTCCAAGCCCATCAAGGTTGAAGTGTTTACCGATGAGCCTGACGCTTTCATGGAAGAAATGAAGGACTTTGTTATCGAATAA